The Pseudonocardia sp. HH130630-07 DNA window ACCCGGGCCCTGGCACCGGGACGGCTCGCCGGGACCGCGGCCGGGACCTCGCCGGCCGTGGACTCGACCCACCGCGGGATCCGCAGGCACAGCACCGCGCCGACGACGCCGAGCCCGGCCACCCACCACAGCGCCCCCGGCGAGCCGAGCAGGAAGGCGGCGCCACCGGCGACCGCACCGGCCACCCCGCCCGCGGCCATCCCGAACGTCGTCAGCCGGGAGTTCGTGGTCGCCAGGGTGATCGAGGAGGGCAGCACCCGCGGGGTCACCGCGGCCTTGAGCACCAGGAAGGACTTGCTCAGCACCATGATGCCGAGCGCGGCCGGGTACAGCAGCCAGGTCTCGAGCTGGAACACGAGCACGACGGCGAGCACCGTCCGCCCGGCGCAGGACACCGCCATCGCGATCCGCCGGCCGCGCTGCAGCCGGTCCAGCGCGGGGCCGATCACCGGGGCGACCAGCGCGAACGGTGCCACGGTGATCGCCAGGTAGAGCGCCACGTTCGCCTTCGACTCGGCCGTGGCCGCGGCGAAGAACAGCGTGTTCGCCAGCGCGACGGCGACCGCCGCGTCCAGCGCGTAGGTGAGCATCGTGGCGTAGGTGAGCGCGGTGAGCCCGGAGCGGTCCGCCCCGTCGGCCGTGGCGGCCCGCCGGAACAGGCCGACCGCGCGGCCGCTCAGCTCCCGGACGCGGTGCCCGGCGACCCGGGTCACGGTGAGCTTGCGGGGCCCGCGGGGCCGGGCGGGCGGCGGTTCCTCGGTCGTGGTGCCGGACCGCAACGACGCGTCCGACGCGATCGGCGTCGTCCGCGGGTCGGTGCCGGAGCGCCGGAACGAGTTCCCTGCCACGCCACCATTGTGCAGAGTGCCCCCGACGGTTTCGCCGTGTCGGGCCACACCCGGGCGCGTCATCACCCGGGCGGACGAGAGCCGGAGGGGCTCAGGCGGCGGGGACCGGCAGCCGGACCCGGAACGTCGTCGGCCACAGCTTCCCGGTGAGCAGGTACTCGTCCCCGGACACGTGCGCGATGCCGTTGAGCACGTCGGCCCCGGCGCGCCGGTCGGCGGGGAGCAGCCCGGCCGCGTCGACGACGGCGTCCACGACGCCGGTCGCCGGGTCGATCCGCACGATCCGGTCGGTCTTCCAGACGTTCGCCCAGACCCGGTTCCCGACGCACTCCAGCTCGTTCAGCTCGCCCAGCGGCGAGCCGTCCAGGGTGACCGCGACGGAGCCGGTGGGCGCCAGGTCGGCCGGGTCGTGGAAGTGCAGGGTGTCGGTGCCGTCGGAGCGGACGACCCGGTCCGGCGCGGACTGGCACAGGCCCCAGCCCTCGCCGTCCACCGCGACCTCGCGCAGCGGCTCCAGGGTCGCCCGGTCCCGCTCGACGGCGACACCGTCGGTCCAGGTCAGCTGCCAGATCCGGTCACCGACGACGGTGATCCCCTCGCCGAAGTACGCCTCCGGCAGCGGGCTCGCCGACCGCACCGCGCCGGTGTCCGGGTCGAGCGCCCGCAGCTCGGACTCGCCGACCCGGCCGGTGCCCTCGTAGAGCGTCCCGTCGCGCAGCTCGAGGCCCTGGGTGAACGCCTCGGGGTCGTGCGGGATCTC harbors:
- a CDS encoding MFS transporter, which gives rise to MAGNSFRRSGTDPRTTPIASDASLRSGTTTEEPPPARPRGPRKLTVTRVAGHRVRELSGRAVGLFRRAATADGADRSGLTALTYATMLTYALDAAVAVALANTLFFAAATAESKANVALYLAITVAPFALVAPVIGPALDRLQRGRRIAMAVSCAGRTVLAVVLVFQLETWLLYPAALGIMVLSKSFLVLKAAVTPRVLPSSITLATTNSRLTTFGMAAGGVAGAVAGGAAFLLGSPGALWWVAGLGVVGAVLCLRIPRWVESTAGEVPAAVPASRPGARARVPASRSVLVALWGTSAVRVLTGFLTLFVAFVVKAGAEQAPAGDPAAQLFVIGLVGAAAGTGLFLGNAIGARSRFDRVEPVVLAAAGAALLAATAAAIVPGVPAAVVTALVASTASALAKVCLDAVVQRDLPEHARASAFGRSETVLQLAWVLGGAIGVLAPHDTFRTGFVVVAAVVAVFALQTALIRRGGTLVPGLGVRRAPVPEPGLR
- a CDS encoding glutaminyl-peptide cyclotransferase, which produces MPVRSAPARRPAGLLVPLVLVLVACGATVPAQRATADPGAVPVVAPQVLGEIPHDPEAFTQGLELRDGTLYEGTGRVGESELRALDPDTGAVRSASPLPEAYFGEGITVVGDRIWQLTWTDGVAVERDRATLEPLREVAVDGEGWGLCQSAPDRVVRSDGTDTLHFHDPADLAPTGSVAVTLDGSPLGELNELECVGNRVWANVWKTDRIVRIDPATGVVDAVVDAAGLLPADRRAGADVLNGIAHVSGDEYLLTGKLWPTTFRVRLPVPAA